Genomic segment of Longimicrobiaceae bacterium:
GCGGTGCGCACCGCCGGCCTGGTGCCGTCCGCCGCGGGGCGGCCCTCCGGCCCGGGGTCCATCAGGGCGGCCAGCGGGACGCCCAGCAGCTCCTCCGGCCGGTACCCCAGCACCCGGTGCACTGAGGGAGAGAGGTACCGGAAGCGGGAGGCGGCGTCCAGCGCATAGAAGAACACGCCCTCCACGTCCTCCACCAGTCCGCGGAAGAACGCCTCGCGGCCGCGAAGCTCCTCCCCGGCCGCGCGCTCCCCGCCCACCTCGCGCGCCACGGCCCACACCCCCATCATCTCGCCCCCCGAGGGGCGGGGAATGCAGGTGAGGCAGAGCTCGACCCTCTCCCCGTCCCGCAGGGCCGCGGCCTCCAGCCGCTGCGTCTCGCCGCGGGAGGCGTTCCGGACGGCGTCCTGCACGCGCCTGCGGTCCTCGGGGATCACCAGGGCGAGGAAGGAGGTGCCGGGGAGCTCCTCGGGGGAGCGGCCGGACAGCGCCTGCCAGGCGAGGTTCGCGTGGACGAAGCGGGCCTCCGCGTCGAAGGCGGCGACCGGGTCCGGGTGGAGCCAGAAGAGCGAGTCGTACGCGAGCACCCGCGCCTCCGGCGCCGGATCCCCGCCGTCCCCGTCCGTGGCGGGGAGATCGCGGAGCACGGCCACGAAGCCCAGGAGGTCGCCCCGCTCGCCGCGGATGGCGCTGATCCGCCCCGCCGCGCGGAAGGTGCTCCCGTCCTTGCGGACCCACTCGCGGTCCAGCTCCAGGCGCCCCATGCGCGCGGCGAGCCGGAGCACCTTTTCGTAGTCGTCCGCCGCTTCGCTCTCCCCCGCCAGCGCGCCCACGTGCCTCCCCACCACCTCGTCCGCGGCGTAGCCGGTGATCCGCTCCGCCGCGCGGTTCCAGCGCGTGACGTAGCCGGCGTGGTCCACCGTGAAGACGGCCTGGTCGTCCACGCTCTGGACGATCGCGGCGATGAACGGGTCGTGCGCGTGCAGGACAAATGTCATCGGGAGCTTTCCTGG
This window contains:
- a CDS encoding PAS domain S-box protein yields the protein MTFVLHAHDPFIAAIVQSVDDQAVFTVDHAGYVTRWNRAAERITGYAADEVVGRHVGALAGESEAADDYEKVLRLAARMGRLELDREWVRKDGSTFRAAGRISAIRGERGDLLGFVAVLRDLPATDGDGGDPAPEARVLAYDSLFWLHPDPVAAFDAEARFVHANLAWQALSGRSPEELPGTSFLALVIPEDRRRVQDAVRNASRGETQRLEAAALRDGERVELCLTCIPRPSGGEMMGVWAVAREVGGERAAGEELRGREAFFRGLVEDVEGVFFYALDAASRFRYLSPSVHRVLGYRPEELLGVPLAALMDPGPEGRPAADGTRPAVRTA